The Drosophila sulfurigaster albostrigata strain 15112-1811.04 chromosome 3, ASM2355843v2, whole genome shotgun sequence genomic sequence aatgagaaaaaaagcTTAACCTGTTTTCCCTGCCTTCTGATGTCTGCTGATGTTTAGCAGCTGTCTCGCTCCCTCTCGCTTttagtgtgagtgtgtgtgtgtgtgtgtgtgttggtgtatgTTAATttcaacagcggcaacaatggcaacacaCTTTAAGGTTATAGCGGAGAAATGCCCAAAATCAGCTAGAGCTACATCTAGAGAGTTAGCTATACAAAGCCACAGCTGACCAACTGACCAGAACTTATTCACTCACAAATTGGGGGCAActcatcaaattatttatggcAAGCAACGCACACAGACAAACTCTTGCAACATGTCGATGATGGTCAATGTTGATGTGCGTCCTTTGTGGCTTTCTCTCATTTACTCGTTCTCTCGCTGTCTGCctttctctcctctctctcggTGTTTCAGTTTCTCGTCTTTTCGACCCTTTCGCCATGTTCATGTCCATTTTCATGTCACGTcggatttatttttgcaacgTTGTTGAACGGATGTGAGCGAGCAACGCCAGGAGCAgtagcaagcagcaagcagaggccgcaaaaacaaacacatgcaTGTTTTGTGAATTACCTATGAGTACCACAGTGCCTACAGTGGGGTCTGACCACGTTGAGTCACGCACTTTCCATTCATTAGGCTTTTACGATTataagcaaatgcaattgtttaTGGGTTGCTGCCAAGCGTAATTGCTATTATTATGCAtgtttttatagtatatgcGATTATTCAACCAACTTGCAAGTTActcatttgttttgtgcaGACACAGGCAGACGAATGTTTATAGGTATCCCCCACTTAAGAGGCTTCACTGTACCCCTTGTTGACCTGAGCTCTTCCTGTTTGCCCGTGTTCTTCCTTTGTCATGACACACGAAGGACACTGGCCGCAGGACTCAAATATTTCAACCAATTTCCAAGCTAGCTAACATTTCCAGCTATTTCTTACGATTctttagttattttttgttgtgtgtttctttacacacacacacaaacacacgcacacactttgCCTCATTGTGGTGCAACGTCCGAGTCCGAATTCATGTCCGTGTCCGCTTAGCTGTaagttgtaaatatttttatgccaGAATATTTATTACGCTGCACGTTTTGGGCAACATTTTCTTGTTGTACTCGTTTTTTTGTGgaattacaataatttgaaaGGTTCgcgtttttattatatattgtatgtgaAGCAAAGATTGCGCTATAGCATTGGACTTGTGTATAcgttatatatacacacatttatcGCCTTGATTATACAATGTACTATATAGTAGACGACTATGTACAATTGAAtgttatgttttgttttgtgcttttttcgCACTCACATACGAAAGCTACTGACAACAACCCGGACAACTGAAAGAGCCGCATATCtatcatatactatatatgaaatatattttatttatgtaaacatcgagagtatttatattttgcgcTGTTGTACTGTTTGCGAACCTTGTTATCAACCTTGAGTTGAAATAACTCAAATCATATTTGATAAATGAATCATTGCactattaaatacttttgcatcCTTCCGCTTTGTTTACAGAAATCGAATTGGGTACAAAATGCATCGTCGAAATggacaaacagcaaacaatacTCCAAAATCCGCCAACGCTGGAGAAAATGGAAAGGTAAAGCTCAATGCTCTTTAGACTTCTTCAATTACTCctactatatattttgttgattcaCGCAGAAAACAACCAAAGACATTTGCATTCGATCATTGCTTCTACTCACTGAACCCAGAAGATGACAGCTTTGCGTCACAGGAGACGGTTTTCGATTGTGTGGGACGTGATATACTGGATAATGCATTTCAGGGTTATAATGCATGCATATTCGCCTACGGCCAGACAGGTAagcgaagcaacaacaacaacatctctGTCTAAGTTGTCTTGATCGTGACTCAATTCTCTGTTCAGGTTCTGGCAAATCGTATACGATGATGGGCTCACAGGAGAGCAAGGGCATTATACCGCGACTCTGTGACAAACTGTTCTCGGCGATAGCGAACAAATCAACACCAGAGTTGATGTACAAAGTGGAGGTCTCCTACATGGAGATCTACAATGAGAAAGTGCACGATCTGCTCGATCCGAAGCCAAACAAACAGTCGCTAAAGGTGCGCGAACACAATGTGCTTGGCCCATATGTCGATGGATTGTCCCAACTGGCAGTCACATCCTATCAGGACATTGATAACCTCATGACCGAGGGCAACAAGTCGCGTACTGTGGCCGCCACCAACATGAATGCCGAATCTTCGCGCTCCCATGCCGTCTTCTCGGTGGTGCTAACCCAGATACTCACCGATCAGGCAACTGGAGTTAGTGGCGAGAAGGTCTCTCGCATGTCCCTCGTCGACTTGGCTGGTTCCGAGCGTGCTGTCAAAACAGGCGCTGTCGGTGATCGCCTCAAAGAAGGCTCCAATATTAACAAGTGAGTCTTGGCAATTATTTTGCAGTAACATATCAAGTAATTCTATTTAATCTTCCCTTATTAGATCGCTGACTACCTTGGGTCTGGTCATCTCCAAGCTGGCCGATCAATCGAATGGCAAAAAGGGTGCCAACGATAAATTTGTGCCCTATCGTGATTCAGTGCTGACCTGGCTGCTAAAAGACAATCTCGGCGGCAACTCCAAGACAGTAATGGTGGCCACCATTTCTCCCTCGGCGGACAACTACGAGGAGACGCTGTCCACGCTACGCTATGCGGATCGTGCCAAGCGTATTGTCAACCATGCCGTTGTCAATGAGGATCCCAATGCTCGCATCATTCGCGAGCTGCGTCACGAGGTGGAAACGCTGCGCAGCATGTTGAAGCATGCCACCGGATCGCCAGTGGGTGATGTGCAGGATAAACTCGCTGAGAGCGAGAATCTGATGAAGCAAATCTCGCAAACCTGGGAGGAAAAGCTGGTCAAGACCGAGCGCATTCAAAACGAGCGACAGCAGGCACTGGAGCAGATGGGCATCAGCGTGCAGGCCTCAGGCATCAAGGTGGAGAAGAACAAGTACTACTTGgtcaatttaaatgcagaTCCGTCCCTCAACGAGCTGTTGGTCTACTACCTAAAGGTGAGTTTGGATTGTTAAATCGATGAATGAAAACATTACTCACCTTTTTAATATCTTTACTAGGAACGCACGTTGATTGGCGGCCGCAGCATTAGTGGACAGCAACCGGATATTCAGCTATCAGGTCTTGGCATACAGCCGGAGCATTGTGTCATCACCATCGAGGACAGCGGACTATTTATGGAACCCGTTCAGGGTGCACGTTGCTTTGTCAATGGTTCTGCGGCATCGGAGAAGACGCCGCTGCAGAACGGTGATCGTATTCTGTGGGGTAATCATCACTTTTTCCGCGTCAACTCGCCCCGGGTGGGCAACAATGCCAGCATGTGTGCTTCAGAGCCCCAGACACCCGCACAACTCATCGACTACAACTTTGCACGCGATGAGATCATGCAGAATGAGCTTAGCAATGATCCCATACAGACAGCGATTGCTCGCCTTGAGCGTCAGCACGAGGAGGACAAGCAGGTAGCGCTAGAGAAACAGAGACAAGAGTACGAGCGACAATTCCAGCAGCTGCGCAACATTCTCTCGCCCAGCACACCCTACGCTCCATATGCCCCCTACGATCCCCTGCGTATGGGCAAAGTGACGCCTAATACGCCTACCTCGCAAATGCGCGTAGAGAAATGGGCACAGGTAATTTAATAAGAGATTACCGCAATTATTTCAGCAtctaataatattcattttaaacagGAACGTGACGAAATGTTCAGACGTTCGCTGGGACAGCTTAAGACGGACATTATGCGAGCCAATTCACTGGTGCAGGAGGCAAACTTTCTGGCCGAGGAAATGGAGAAGAAAACCAAGTTCTCGGTGACCTTGCAAATACCGCCAGCCAACTTGAGTCCCAATCGAAGGCGTGGCGCATTTGTCAGTGAGCCAGCGATTCTGGTGAAGCGCACAAATTCAGGCAGCCAAATCTGGAGTATGGAGAAGCTAGAGAACAAGTTGATTGACATGCGAGAAATGTACCAGGAGCACAAGGAGCGCATACTCAATGGACTGGTGCGTCTTAATTCCTTTTCTGAATCACCCTTAATCCATTGTCTTTTGTACTAACCATAAAACTTTATGTGTACTCGTATAATTCGCACACGCATTCAATTAACCCCATGCTACAGCCCCTTATTGAGACATTCTCAGACGATGAGTTCGACGACAAGGTAATTAAAAGCGTCCCTAAACCGTCCATAAACAACACCATTTAACTCTAGAGCTTAAGCTGAATGAGAGACTGTAATTAAGTTGTTCATAATAATTGAGTTGTCTGCCGCATTGCAGGACGATGACAATGGTAAGCCACAGGATCCGTTCTATGAGTCGCAAGAGAATCACAATCTCATTGGCGTGGCCAACGTTTATCTGGAGGTGCTGTTCCATGATGTCAAGCTGGACTATCACACGCCCATTATTAGCCAACAGGGAGAAGTTGCCGGTCGACTGCAGGTGGAGATTCAACGCGTTGCCGGCCAAATGCCGCAGGATCGCATGTGTGAATCGGTGTCGGAAACGTCGTCGGCAGATTCGCGTGATGAATACGACGATCCCGTTGACCCAATGGCCAATCAAATCACCTGTCGTGTCACCATCAAATGCGCCTCCGGCTTGCCGCTCTCCTTGTCCAACTTCGTCTTTTGCCAGTACACATTCTGGGGCCATCAGGAGATGGTGGTGCCAGTGATCAATGCCGAGTCAACAGCGCACGATCAGAATATGGTGTTCAAGTTTGAGCATACCCAAGATTTTACGGTCAACATCAACGAGGAGTTCCTGGAGCATTGCATCGAAGGAGCTCTTTCGATTGAGGTCTGGGGACATCGCAGTGCCGGCTTCTCTAAGTCCAAGGGCTGGGAAGTGGAGCAACAGCAGGCTAAGGCTCGATCCCTGGTCGATCGTTGGGCGGAATTGTCACGCAAAATTGAACTTTGGGTCGAGATACACGAGCTGAACGACAATGGCGAGTACTCGCCCGTGGAGGTAACCAATCGCAACGAGGTGCTCACTGGAGGCATCTACCAGTTGCGACAGGGACAACAGCGTCGCGTTAATGTGCGTGTGAAGCCAGTGCAGAACTCTGGCACATTGCCCATCATTTGCCAGTCCATCGTCAATGTGGCCATTGGCAGCGTGACGGTTCGTTCACGGTTGCAGCGTCCATTGGACTCCTACCAAGAGGAGGATCTGACAGTGTTGCGCGAGAAGTGGAGCGAGGCGCTGGGTCGTCGTCGCCAGTATTTGGAtcaacagatacagatgctgatcaagaaggaggagaagaacGAACAGGAACGCGAGCGTGAGCTGAGTCTTGTGCATCAATGGGTATCGCTGACCGAGGAACGCAATGCTGTGCTGGTGCCGGCACCAGGATCGGGCATTCCAGGCGCACCTGCTTCGTGGGAGCCACCGTCCGGCATGGAGCCCCATGTACCTGTGCTGTTTCTCAATCTAAATGGTGATGATCTCTCCGCACAGAATACCAACGATGAGTTGTCTATTTCGGGCATCAATTCGATTCTCTCCAAGGAACATGGCCACAAATTCTATACGCTGCAGATTCTACAGCATCTGGACAAAGACGTGTGCTGCGTGGCCAGCTGGGACTCATCCATGCACGACAGCCAGGCGCTGAATCGCGTGACCGAGGCGAACGAACGTATCTATCTGATATTGCGCACCACGGTGCGTTTATCGCATCCTGCACCCATGGATCTGGTGCTTCGTAAGCGtctcagcatcaacatcaagaAGGGACAAACATTGACAGATCGTCTAAAGAAATTCCGCTTGGTGCGCGGCGAGAATGCGATTTGGCAGAGTGGCGTTACCTATGAGGTGGTCTCAAACATTCCCAAGGCATCGGAGGAGCTGGAGGATCGCGAATCGCTGGCCCAACTAGCTGCCAGTGGCGATGACTGCTCAGCTTGCGATGGCGAAACTTACATAGGTAAGAGTTGAAAACCAATTAATGAAGGGGTAGATAATAGTTTCTAATAATTTCACTTCCTGTTGCTGCAGAAAAATATACTCGCGGCGTCTCGGCGGTGGAGAGCATATTGATCTTGGATCGTCTGCGTCAGAATGTCGCTGTCAAGGAGCTGGAGACGGCTCACGGACAACCGCTGTCGATGCGCAAGACAGTCTCAGTGCCGAACTTCTCACAGGTATGTGACGACAGCGATGATGAGCTAAGCAAGCTATGCTTCCTAGTGTGCCTTTTGTGCTGCTTTCACCTCGCCACCCCTCACCAAGCCAGCCAAATTAAACTTGTACAATTCAAATATCTGACTAAAACGCAATTCTTTctcttttcacatttttctaTGCGCTTTCaccaaaactaaaaaacaaaaatctaacCAAATAACTCcaacaataaattgtattcTTCACACACCGCACACATAAAACTAACAACAATCTAAAACTaatactaaaactaaaacaacaacaaattaacaacaaaaatcttaaatcaaacTTAAATTCGGCGCGCCTTATAAACTGCAATCTGTATATTGGCCTCCTATCTTTTTatcaatgtgtgtgcgtgcgtgtgtgtgcttctttatatatatctgtgtgtgtgttaactgcTTTTCACTGCGCACTTAAAGGCGGTCAAAGACACCACCACGACCGGGAGTGTAAGTAATTTGTGTGCAATGTACTCGAAACACTGTAATCTATGCTTTCTAGATGTTACTACTTGCAATTTCAACTTTTACCTTTTGTTGTCTTGTAGCCTCTGTCTGTGtactttgtattttgttttgttttgttttgtcctCCTCCTCCAACCACCTGGTCATCCCACGCCCTTCCAATTGTATCCGTGTGGCTTTCAGTTTGCCAGCaataatgtgtgtgtttttgtttttagtttcccgtttttggttttttattttcattatgttttctatttttatttttaatattcttttcatACATGGTAAATAACATTTTCCTGTTTAATATGCACACGTAATTTATGACACAAGAAACTCATAAATAAACTTACGCAGATTATGCGCTTCGATGCCTCGATGGAGTCGCTGCTGAATGTGGGTCGCTCCGAGTCCTTTGCGGATCTGAACAACACGGCGCTGGGCAACAAGTTTACGCCAggtttggaaatttaataccATTCTTGCTTTCGACCATTTGTTTGCATTATTAATGGACTTTTCCGTTCGGTGTTTTTTCAGCACACAGCGGAGCAGGACCAGGAGCAGGAGGTGTCATACGTAATCGCCACAGCTTTGGTGGCAAGGGAAGCACCGACGACTCACCGGGCAAGGCCTTTGGCATTGGTGTGTATTCCCTTAGCGAACAAACAGCGAGAACTAACatcttttatttgaatatactcACCATTAATTTTCGAGCAACTATATCCAAACATATAACCAACGTTTTTTGATTCACAACAAacatatatatctatctaATATACTTAATTACTTAATGCTTATGCGCAGCAACTTGTTGAACtataaaacaaatagcaaaaccgaaaccaaatCAAATATCTAAATCAAAACCATGCAACATAGTTGCTGTCATGTCCTAGAGCAAGGGATTTATCTTTGATTcgtatttacatatgtacttaTTTATCAAAGTTGAATTTGTTTTAGCGTAATTTATTAACCATATATTGTTCTTAACTAGTAGCGTATAAATTGTGTAACTTTAGGCACATTCTCTTCCAGTCTATACACAAAAGATAAATCCTTTTCCAAACTGTGTTATCACACACACTTTGTCAATGCTTTCCAACTgcttaaaaaccaaaacaaaagcaagcaaCTGCCTTTGCCGCTTCAACTTGTTTTATAACAGTTTAAAGTTTACTTCTTGCTTTGCTTCAATGCAACacaaatagcaaacaaaaaaaacaaaacgtttaacttttaactagccacaacaacaacagcaaaacagcaacaaaagcaactacaataacaacaccacAATTCGATCTGATGACTCGAGTCGAAATGCACATTAATTTTACCTTTGTCACCAGAGCTTATCATATAAATTgacatacaaaacaaacatacCTATGTCATAAATACTACATCACAAGTcaacaacatacatacatcattTATGATCCTTCTGATTATATCTCTGGTTTATTTCACTTGTCATAATGTACTCTTTTCTGTGCTTTCtcaacaatacaaaaaaaaaccaaaaaccataaaacaatttcaattttgaaaggCTCTATACTGTCAGGTAAAGGCTGGCCCTGCAAAGTgcataatataaattgattgaaattcattaattGTTAGTTGGAGTTTAAGTTTGTCTGTTGTTCACCATGCCACCAATCCCTTTCACCTCATTCAAGTCACTTTACACTCATTCAGTGTCATTCAATGTGTACACACAATTGTTGAATCTCATCAATGTCTTCATTTTAGGGGGTATTAGTAAGTAAATTATGTAGTTTTATGTTAGTTCTGTTAGCTGTCGTCATCCCTATCACATCTCATATACAGCTGCCATGTCCttaatacaaaatcaaaatcaaaatactgACAATTTGCCATCATTCATTGTAGTTGTcttgtacatacatactatttATGATCGATGACTTTCCCCCTCCCAAAATCCATTCGTTGTGTCCATATTCATTGTACACCACACACTCGCAATATaaaacacacagacagttTATAATTCCCAATTTGGTGCACCATTTCACAGCAGGCACGCACAGCACGAGTTTCGCACGAACCGCGCATTTAGTTAACCAATTTGATTGCCTAGTTATTAGCCTTAGTttctagttctagttctagttTTAGTTAATTGTTACCACGTTTCCAATTTCGATTTGTTCTGTATGTTTGTTGGCGAGTTAGTCGCTAGAGTTATGTTTATTGAATCGCTCTCATCACATGTTTGTATAAATCATTGTAACTAAACATTAAAACATAATCATTGTCTTCCTTGATCCATGGAATGCAGCGCGCCCAACATTTTTGAATCTCAATTTGAACTTGAACACATTGAGAATTGCGCCAACAAAACGTATGTGGTTTGTGTAGCCCTAAGTCCCAACTGCTAAGCTTGAATTTATGTTCCTCAAGTGCCGTAACTAAAAGTACATTCTTTCCACCTTCTATGTAGCTTCTCCGGCCACAAGCAAACTGCTTGGCATGCGCATGACAACGTTGCACGAAGAGCCATTAGGTGGTCATCGATCGCTGGATGAGGAGCCCGAGGACAGCTACAGTGATTCAGAATATGCTGCTGAGTACGAGCAGGAACGGCAGCAGAACAGATGCTTGGCCACACGCTCCCGTCTGACCGCATCCAAGACCATGGACTCCTTCATGGACGTGAGCAGTCATTCGAATCAAAGCTACTTGAGTTACACATCCAGCGCCAATGCGAACATGAAGCATCTGACTGGACTGGCCACGCTCAGCATGAGCTCGTCCACCAGCAGCGGCTACGGCTCCCAGGCAGTGTCCTGCAACAATCTGAGCAATGAGGACATCACTTCTATGCGTTCCATGAGCATTGACGAGACTCCAGGTAAGCTAATAGATGAACTGATAAATTAAACAAGCGACTTACACATTGTTATCCTTGTAG encodes the following:
- the LOC133845266 gene encoding kinesin-like protein KIF13A isoform X3 translates to MSSDKIKVAVRVRPFNRREIELGTKCIVEMDKQQTILQNPPTLEKMERKQPKTFAFDHCFYSLNPEDDSFASQETVFDCVGRDILDNAFQGYNACIFAYGQTGSGKSYTMMGSQESKGIIPRLCDKLFSAIANKSTPELMYKVEVSYMEIYNEKVHDLLDPKPNKQSLKVREHNVLGPYVDGLSQLAVTSYQDIDNLMTEGNKSRTVAATNMNAESSRSHAVFSVVLTQILTDQATGVSGEKVSRMSLVDLAGSERAVKTGAVGDRLKEGSNINKSLTTLGLVISKLADQSNGKKGANDKFVPYRDSVLTWLLKDNLGGNSKTVMVATISPSADNYEETLSTLRYADRAKRIVNHAVVNEDPNARIIRELRHEVETLRSMLKHATGSPVGDVQDKLAESENLMKQISQTWEEKLVKTERIQNERQQALEQMGISVQASGIKVEKNKYYLVNLNADPSLNELLVYYLKERTLIGGRSISGQQPDIQLSGLGIQPEHCVITIEDSGLFMEPVQGARCFVNGSAASEKTPLQNGDRILWGNHHFFRVNSPRVGNNASMCASEPQTPAQLIDYNFARDEIMQNELSNDPIQTAIARLERQHEEDKQVALEKQRQEYERQFQQLRNILSPSTPYAPYAPYDPLRMGKVTPNTPTSQMRVEKWAQERDEMFRRSLGQLKTDIMRANSLVQEANFLAEEMEKKTKFSVTLQIPPANLSPNRRRGAFVSEPAILVKRTNSGSQIWSMEKLENKLIDMREMYQEHKERILNGLPLIETFSDDEFDDKDDDNGKPQDPFYESQENHNLIGVANVYLEVLFHDVKLDYHTPIISQQGEVAGRLQVEIQRVAGQMPQDRMCESVSETSSADSRDEYDDPVDPMANQITCRVTIKCASGLPLSLSNFVFCQYTFWGHQEMVVPVINAESTAHDQNMVFKFEHTQDFTVNINEEFLEHCIEGALSIEVWGHRSAGFSKSKGWEVEQQQAKARSLVDRWAELSRKIELWVEIHELNDNGEYSPVEVTNRNEVLTGGIYQLRQGQQRRVNVRVKPVQNSGTLPIICQSIVNVAIGSVTVRSRLQRPLDSYQEEDLTVLREKWSEALGRRRQYLDQQIQMLIKKEEKNEQERERELSLVHQWVSLTEERNAVLVPAPGSGIPGAPASWEPPSGMEPHVPVLFLNLNGDDLSAQNTNDELSISGINSILSKEHGHKFYTLQILQHLDKDVCCVASWDSSMHDSQALNRVTEANERIYLILRTTVRLSHPAPMDLVLRKRLSINIKKGQTLTDRLKKFRLVRGENAIWQSGVTYEVVSNIPKASEELEDRESLAQLAASGDDCSACDGETYIEKYTRGVSAVESILILDRLRQNVAVKELETAHGQPLSMRKTVSVPNFSQAVKDTTTTGSIMRFDASMESLLNVGRSESFADLNNTALGNKFTPAHSGAGPGAGGVIRNRHSFGGKGSTDDSPGKAFGIASPATSKLLGMRMTTLHEEPLGGHRSLDEEPEDSYSDSEYAAEYEQERQQNRCLATRSRLTASKTMDSFMDVSSHSNQSYLSYTSSANANMKHLTGLATLSMSSSTSSGYGSQAVSCNNLSNEDITSMRSMSIDETPDFDRINSNSPPNRQARVNPFLKDMPKAKTLEAESKKLQQTLTHPLEQPESKENAQSDDECEQLQRNNNNNVNAKLPVTDLPQESVQEQQPQPQQQQEEEEEEQQPLTHATEHVTDNQNGNKSIEMDNSLDTSEIIESAEQQLEGDGIVREQLPEGKVMRRKKSTTQTPNNCDSSNNNNGNGNGNGNVNNTNHVTRNNQRASVAKMEGLGAYLDVNTSVMSSSTEVEDESKELDVSLPEWIVVGESVLIRPYNTSGVVSFVGTTHFQPGAWIGVELDTPTGKNDGSVQGIQYFQCKPKHGIFVRADKLLLDKRGRAMRAYKAAEKSNSISKEMSSSMTRSKSRGESLNVSARK
- the LOC133845266 gene encoding kinesin-like protein KIF13A isoform X1; this translates as MSSDKIKVAVRVRPFNRREIELGTKCIVEMDKQQTILQNPPTLEKMERKQPKTFAFDHCFYSLNPEDDSFASQETVFDCVGRDILDNAFQGYNACIFAYGQTGSGKSYTMMGSQESKGIIPRLCDKLFSAIANKSTPELMYKVEVSYMEIYNEKVHDLLDPKPNKQSLKVREHNVLGPYVDGLSQLAVTSYQDIDNLMTEGNKSRTVAATNMNAESSRSHAVFSVVLTQILTDQATGVSGEKVSRMSLVDLAGSERAVKTGAVGDRLKEGSNINKSLTTLGLVISKLADQSNGKKGANDKFVPYRDSVLTWLLKDNLGGNSKTVMVATISPSADNYEETLSTLRYADRAKRIVNHAVVNEDPNARIIRELRHEVETLRSMLKHATGSPVGDVQDKLAESENLMKQISQTWEEKLVKTERIQNERQQALEQMGISVQASGIKVEKNKYYLVNLNADPSLNELLVYYLKERTLIGGRSISGQQPDIQLSGLGIQPEHCVITIEDSGLFMEPVQGARCFVNGSAASEKTPLQNGDRILWGNHHFFRVNSPRVGNNASMCASEPQTPAQLIDYNFARDEIMQNELSNDPIQTAIARLERQHEEDKQVALEKQRQEYERQFQQLRNILSPSTPYAPYAPYDPLRMGKVTPNTPTSQMRVEKWAQERDEMFRRSLGQLKTDIMRANSLVQEANFLAEEMEKKTKFSVTLQIPPANLSPNRRRGAFVSEPAILVKRTNSGSQIWSMEKLENKLIDMREMYQEHKERILNGLPLIETFSDDEFDDKDDDNGKPQDPFYESQENHNLIGVANVYLEVLFHDVKLDYHTPIISQQGEVAGRLQVEIQRVAGQMPQDRMCESVSETSSADSRDEYDDPVDPMANQITCRVTIKCASGLPLSLSNFVFCQYTFWGHQEMVVPVINAESTAHDQNMVFKFEHTQDFTVNINEEFLEHCIEGALSIEVWGHRSAGFSKSKGWEVEQQQAKARSLVDRWAELSRKIELWVEIHELNDNGEYSPVEVTNRNEVLTGGIYQLRQGQQRRVNVRVKPVQNSGTLPIICQSIVNVAIGSVTVRSRLQRPLDSYQEEDLTVLREKWSEALGRRRQYLDQQIQMLIKKEEKNEQERERELSLVHQWVSLTEERNAVLVPAPGSGIPGAPASWEPPSGMEPHVPVLFLNLNGDDLSAQNTNDELSISGINSILSKEHGHKFYTLQILQHLDKDVCCVASWDSSMHDSQALNRVTEANERIYLILRTTVRLSHPAPMDLVLRKRLSINIKKGQTLTDRLKKFRLVRGENAIWQSGVTYEVVSNIPKASEELEDRESLAQLAASGDDCSACDGETYIEKYTRGVSAVESILILDRLRQNVAVKELETAHGQPLSMRKTVSVPNFSQAVKDTTTTGSIMRFDASMESLLNVGRSESFADLNNTALGNKFTPAHSGAGPGAGGVIRNRHSFGGKGSTDDSPGKAFGIGSILSARPTFLNLNLNLNTLRIAPTKPSPATSKLLGMRMTTLHEEPLGGHRSLDEEPEDSYSDSEYAAEYEQERQQNRCLATRSRLTASKTMDSFMDVSSHSNQSYLSYTSSANANMKHLTGLATLSMSSSTSSGYGSQAVSCNNLSNEDITSMRSMSIDETPDFDRINSNSPPNRQARVNPFLKDMPKAKTLEAESKKLQQTLTHPLEQPESKENAQSDDECEQLQRNNNNNVNAKLPVTDLPQESVQEQQPQPQQQQEEEEEEQQPLTHATEHVTDNQNGNKSIEMDNSLDTSEIIESAEQQLEGDGIVREQLPEGKVMRRKKSTTQTPNNCDSSNNNNGNGNGNGNVNNTNHVTRNNQRASVAKMEGLGAYLDVNTSVMSSSTEVEDESKELDVSLPEWIVVGESVLIRPYNTSGVVSFVGTTHFQPGAWIGVELDTPTGKNDGSVQGIQYFQCKPKHGIFVRADKLLLDKRGRAMRAYKAAEKSNSISKEMSSSMTRSKSRGESLNVSARK